Below is a window of Rhizobium jaguaris DNA.
CAGGCAAGATGCTGGCCGCCATCGAGCGCTATCATTTGGCCCGTGATCGAAGGCGTGTCAAAAAGAAAGCGGATGGTACGGCCGAATTCCTCGAGCCCGGGCGCGGCCTTCAATATGAGCCCATCGATCTGCGCCTGGAAGTCCTCTTCCGTCTGGCGGACGCTGCGCACCGTCGGACCGGGTCCGATAGCGTTGACGCGGATACGTGGCGCAAAGCTCTGCGCCATCGTCTGCGTAGCCGTCCACAGAGCAGCCTTCGACAGTGTGTAGGAATAGAAGCGCGGGTTCAGCGCCCACACGCGCTGGTCGACCATATTGACGATCAGCCCCGGCACACCCCGTGGAAGTTGTCGCGCGAAATCCGCTGCAAGAATCGAAGGCGCGCGGACATGCACGGCGAAGTGCGCGTCGAAGGCTTCGGCGTCGAAACGGTCGGCAGAATCACCCTGGAAAATGGAGGCATTGTTGACCAGCAGATCCAGCGGCCCAAGCTCCGCAACGGCCCTTTCGATCAGCGTCGATGTCTCTGCGGAATTTTGCAGGTCGGCCTTGATCGCAATCGCCTTTCTGCCCTGCTGCCGCAATTTCGCCACAAGCTCGGTCGCTTCGGCGAGTGACTGATTGGCATGCAGCGCGACCGCAAAGCCATTAGCCGACAAATCCTCTGCGATCGCGCGGCCTATTCTTTTCGATGCACCCGTTATCAGCGCGGTGCGTAGTTTTTCCTGGCTCAAGATGCTGCCTTTTCGTCGCCATTACCCAACTAGAGCTCATATAGGGCGCCGATACACCATATGAAAAGGTGCTTCTGCAGGGCGAAATAGCGCTAATGACCTATGTAAAACTTAAGTTATATTTCGACATAAATAAGTATATGTTCTTTAATTAGTCATTAGGGTTAACAATTCGTCTGTTGCACTCAAGCAACATCGAAATTCAGCCACCTCTGTGCCACAATGATATCATATTTTAGCTCTTTGAATTCCTCAATTGCATTCCAATTTCAGTGTCGATCCGGGAGGGACATCTAGTAATTGCTCGTGGTGCTTCGAAGTCGAGGACAGTAAACGAAGAACACGGGACTGAAAGGAGAAAAGTATGCGTACTCTTATTGCGACCCTCATGGTCTCTGGTTTCGCTCTCGGGGGCTTCACCGCGGCTCATGCAGCCGATGCTGTGGAGCAGGTTCCGCAGCCGCC
It encodes the following:
- a CDS encoding SDR family oxidoreductase, translating into MSQEKLRTALITGASKRIGRAIAEDLSANGFAVALHANQSLAEATELVAKLRQQGRKAIAIKADLQNSAETSTLIERAVAELGPLDLLVNNASIFQGDSADRFDAEAFDAHFAVHVRAPSILAADFARQLPRGVPGLIVNMVDQRVWALNPRFYSYTLSKAALWTATQTMAQSFAPRIRVNAIGPGPTVRSVRQTEEDFQAQIDGLILKAAPGLEEFGRTIRFLFDTPSITGQMIALDGGQHLAWETPDVSESME